One Thunnus thynnus chromosome 18, fThuThy2.1, whole genome shotgun sequence genomic region harbors:
- the ehd3 gene encoding EH domain-containing protein 3, whose translation MFSWLGTDDRRKKEPEVFQTVSDGLKKLYKTKLLPLEESYKFHEFHSPALEDADFDNKPMVLLVGQYSTGKTSFIRYLLEQDFPGMRIGPEPTTDSFIAVMHGDTEGVIPGNALVVDPKKPFRKLNAFGNAFLNRFVCAQLPNPVLESISVIDTPGILSGEKQRISRGYDFAAVLEWFAERVDRIILLFDAHKLDISDEFSEVIKALKNHEDKIRVVLNKADQIETQQLMRVYGALMWSLGKIVNTPEVIRVYIGSFWSHPLLIPDNRKLFEAEEQDLFKDIQSLPRNAALRKLNDLIKRARLAKVHAYIISSLKKEMPSVFGKDNKKKELISSLGDIYKRIEREHQISPGDFPNLKKMQDQLQAQDLTKFQPLKPKLLESVDDMLANDIASLMVLVRQEETQRPNAVVKGGAFDGTLDGPFGHGYGEGAGEGIDEAEWVVARDKPAYDEIFYTLSPVNGKVTGANAKKEMVKSKLPNTVLGKIWKLADIDKDGMLDDEEFALANHLIKVKLEGHELPSDLPAHLVPPSKRKIPE comes from the exons ATGTTCAGCTGGCTCGGGACCGACGACAGGAGGAAGAAGGAGCCAGAAGTCTTTCAGACCGTCAGTGATGGTCTGAAAAAGCtctacaaaacaaaactccTGCCTCTGGAGGAGAGCTACAAGTTCCACGAGTTTCACTCCCCGGCTCTGGAGGATGCCGACTTTGACAACAAGCCCATGGTCTTACTGGTGGGACAGTACTCTACTGGCAAGACGAGCTTCATACG CTACCTGTTGGAGCAGGATTTTCCCGGAATGAGGATTGGCCCCGAACCCACCACGGATTCCTTTATCGCGGTGATGCACGGCGACACAGAAGGAGTCATCCCCGGCAATGCCTTAGTGGTGGACCCCAAGAAGCCTTTCAGAAAGCTCAACGCCTTTGGAAACGCATTCCTCAACAG atttgTGTGTGCCCAACTGCCTAACCCAGTGCTGGAAAGCATCAGCGTGATCGACACACCAGGGATTCTgtcaggagagaaacagagaatcAGTCGAG GCTATGACTTTGCGGCTGTCTTGGAGTGGTTTGCAGAGCGTGTGGACAggatcattttactgtttgacGCCCACAAACTGGACATCTCTGATGAGTTTTCAGAGGTGATAAAGGCCCTGAAGAACCATGAAGACAAGATCAG GGTTGTGCTGAACAAGGCTGACCAGATAGAGACGCAGCAGTTGATGAGAGTGTACGGTGCCCTGATGTGGTCACTGGGGAAAATAGTCAACACCCCAGAG GTGATTCGTGTCTACATCGGTTCATTTTGGTCCCACCCTCTGTTGATTCCTGACAACAGGAAGCTGTTTGAAGCGGAGGAACAGGATTTATTCAAGGACATTCAGTCTTTACCGaggaatgcagcactaagaaaACTCAATGATCTGATCAAGAGGGCCAGACTAGCCAAG GTCCATGCCTACATCATCAGCTCACTGAAGAAAGAGATGCCTTCTGTGTTTGGGAAGgacaacaagaagaaagaaCTGATCAGCAGCCTGGGAGATATCTACAAACGCATCGAAAGAGAACATCAGATATCACCTGGAGACTTTCCAAATCTGAAGAAGATGCAG GACCAACTCCAAGCTCAGGATCTCACCAAGTTCCAGCCTCTTAAGCCCAAACTCCTGGAGTCAGTGGACGACATGCTAGCCAACGACATTGCTAGCTTGATGGTCCTTGTCCGCCAAGAGGAAACGCAGCGCCCCAACGCAGTTGTCAAGGGCGGTGCCTTTGACGGCACTTTGGACGGCCCGTTCGGTCACGGGTACGGCGAAGGAGCCGGCGAAGGCATCGACGAAGCAGAGTGGGTCGTTGCACGTGACAAACCTGCTTACGACGAGATTTTCTACACACTGTCTCCTGTCAACGGGAAGGTGACGGGAGCCAATGCCAAGAAGGAGATGGTGAAGTCAAAACTGCCCAATACAGTGCTGGGAAAGATCTGGAAGCTGGCAGATATCGATAAGGACGGGATGCTTGACGATGAGGAATTTGCGTTGGCCAATCACCTGATCAAAGTGAAACTGGAGGGACATGAACTGCCGTCAGATCTGCCAGCACACCTTGTGCCTCCTTCCAAGAGGAAAATACCTGAATAA